The following are from one region of the Capsicum annuum cultivar UCD-10X-F1 chromosome 1, UCD10Xv1.1, whole genome shotgun sequence genome:
- the LOC107867007 gene encoding subtilisin-like protease 4, whose amino-acid sequence MGFLKILLIFIFCSFPWPSIQSDLETYIVHVESPESLISTQSSLMVLESYYLSFLPKSTTGISSSGNEEPASLIYSYHNVMKGFAARLTTLQLKEMKKKPGFVSAQPQEILSLQTTHTPSFLGLQQNMGLWKDSNYGKGVIIGIIDSGILPDHPSFSDVGMPSSPAKWKGVCESNFTNKCNNKLIGARSYQLANGSPIDDDGHGTHTASTAAGAFVNGANVYGNANGTAAGVAPFAHIAIYRVCNSDGCADTDILAAMDAAIDDGVDILSVSLGGSRTNPFHSNSIALGAYSATERGILVSCSAGNNGPFSGSVGNAAPWILTVGASTHDRKIKATVKLGNGEAFEGESAYKPKISNSTFFTLFDAGKNAGDEFETPYCGPGSLTDPAIKGKIVICLGGGGIAHVDKGQAVKDVGGVGMIVINQPSHGIIKAADPHVLPAMDVSYADGSKILAYMNSTLNPVATITFQGTIIGDKNAPIVASFSSRGPSEASPGILKPDIIGPGVNILAAWPTSVDDNKNTKSTFNIISGTSMSCPHLSGVAALLKSAHPDWSPAAIKSAMMTTTDILNLANSPILDERLVHADIFAIGAGHVNPSRAHDPGLIYDTPFEDYLPYLCGLKYTNRQVGNLLQRKVNCSEVKSIPQAQLNYPSFSIFGLGSTPQTYTRTVTNVGDPTSSYKVEIVSPKGVALKVEPSELNFSQLNQKLTYQVTFSKTTNSSNTEAVEGFLKWTSNKHSVRSPISVVLV is encoded by the coding sequence ATGGGATTCTTGAAAATCCTtcttattttcatcttttgttcTTTCCCATGGCCTAGTATTCAGAGTGATCTCGAGACTTATATAGTCCATGTTGAATCCCCTGAAAGCCTAATTTCTACTCAATCATCGTTAATGGTTTTAGAGAGCTATTACCTTTCTTTTTTGCCTAAAAGTACTACAGGAATTAGCTCGAGTGGAAACGAAGAACCGGCTAGCTTGATCTATTCCTATCACAATGTGATGAAAGGCTTTGCAGCAAGATTAACTACATTACAACTGAAGGAAATGAAGAAGAAACCAGGTTTTGTCTCTGCGCAGCCACAGGAGATTTTGTCCTTGCAAACTACTCATACTCCAAGCTTTCTTGGTTTGCAACAAAATATGGGCTTGTGGAAAGATTCCAACTATGGGAAAGGCGTGATCATCGGAATTATAGACAGTGGAATTCTTCCTGACCATCCTTCATTTAGCGATGTTGGGATGCCTTCTTCACCTGCTAAATGGAAGGGAGTTTGCGAGTCCAATTTCACAAACAAGTGTAATAACAAGCTCATAGGAGCCAGGTCTTACCAACTAGCCAATGGTTCACCGATAGATGATGATGGACATGGTACACATACAGCAAGCACAGCTGCAGGAGCCTTTGTGAATGGTGCCAATGTATATGGAAATGCTAATGGCACTGCTGCTGGTGTTGCCCCTTTTGCCCACATAGCCATTTATAGGGTATGCAATTCTGATGGTTGTGCTGACACTGATATTTTAGCCGCCATGGATGCAGCTATAGATGATGGTGTGGATATTCTTTCTGTGTCTCTTGGTGGAAGTCGTACGAATCCTTTCCATAGTAATTCTATTGCTCTTGGCGCATATAGTGCAACAGAAAGAGGTATTCTTGTAAGTTGCTCTGCCGGCAATAATGGTCCTTTCAGTGGCTCAGTAGGAAATGCAGCCCCGTGGATTCTTACAGTAGGCGCTAGCACTCACGATAGAAAGATAAAAGCAACTGTGAAGCTTGGAAATGGAGAAGCATTTGAAGGAGAATCTGCTTATAAGCCAAAGATTTCTAATTCAACATTCTTCACTCTATTTGATGCTGGAAAAAATGCAGGTGATGAATTTGAAACCCCTTATTGCGGACCAGGGTCACTTACTGACCCTGCTATAAAAGGAAAGATAGTCATATGTTTGGGAGGTGGTGGCATTGCCCATGTCGATAAAGGACAAGCGGTGAAGGATGTCGGAGGTGTTGGCATGATTGTCATCAATCAGCCAAGTCACGGTATCATCAAAGCAGCTGATCCTCATGTTCTTCCAGCAATGGATGTTTCATATGCAGATGGATCAAAAATTCTTGCCTATATGAACTCAACATTGAACCCTGTTGCTACAATCACATTCCAAGGAACGATAATCGGAGATAAAAATGCTCCCATAGTTGCTTCATTTTCTTCTCGCGGACCAAGTGAAGCTAGTCCTGGCATTTTGAAACCAGACATTATTGGTCCTGGTGTTAATATCCTTGCTGCTTGGCCTACCTCCGTGGAtgacaacaaaaacacaaaatccaCCTTCAATATTATATCGGGCACGTCAATGTCTTGCCCTCACCTTAGTGGCGTAGCAGCTTTGCTGAAGAGCGCACATCCTGATTGGTCTCCTGCTGCTATTAAGTCTGCAATGATGACAACCACTGACATATTAAACCTTGCCAATAGTCCAATACTAGACGAAAGGCTCGTTCATGCTGATATCTTTGCAATTGGTGCAGGACATGTTAATCCATCGCGAGCACATGATCCAGGACTAATTTACGATACACCATTCGAGGACTATCTACCTTATTTATGTGGTTTGAAATACACAAATCGACAGGTAGGGAATCTGTTACAACGCAAGGTGAATTGCTCGGAGGTGAAAAGTATCCCTCAAGCACAATTGAACTATCCTTCATTTTCCATATTCGGACTTGGATCAACTCCTCAGACATATACCAGAACTGTGACCAACGTTGGTGACCCTACATCATCTTACAAGGTGGAGATAGTTTCACCAAAAGGAGTTGCCTTGAAAGTTGAACCCTCCGAGCTAAATTTCTCCCAGTTGAACCAGAAGTTAACATACCAAGTGACATTCTCCAAGACAACTAACAGCTCAAACACTGAGGCTGTTGAGGGATTCTTGAAATGGACTTCTAATAAGCACTCTGTAAGAAGTCCAATTTCAGTTGTCTTAGTCTAG